The following coding sequences are from one Salvia hispanica cultivar TCC Black 2014 chromosome 3, UniMelb_Shisp_WGS_1.0, whole genome shotgun sequence window:
- the LOC125214660 gene encoding uncharacterized protein LOC125214660: protein MRKRDLAILMLSAFAIFFSLQHEGDFSFKEAWFHLSDEYPIKYEGDRLPPPIVADLNGDGKKEVLIATHDAKIQVLEPHSRRVDEGFSEARVLAEVSLLPDKTRIATGRRAVAMATGVIEKTYNKREARKQVLVVVTSGWSVMCFDHNLKKLWEENLQKDFPHNAHHREIAISVSNYTLRHGDAGLVIVGGRMEMQPHVHIDPFEEIEMAEKKAEDHRRSAAEKDESENAGTVDLRHFAVYAFSGRSGELRWTRKKENIEAQTSDAAQLIPQHNYKLDVHALNTRHPGEFECREFRESILGVMPHHWERREDTVLKLAHFRRHKRKTLKKLPGKSTNYPLHKPEEKQSPGKDVTKKISNAIEKTVNMAKSAKTKKNMPYVPTITNYTQLWWVPNVVVAHEKEGIEAVHLASGRTLCKLHLQEGGLHADINGDGVLDHVQVVGANGAEQTVVSGSIEVLRPCWAVATSGVPVREQLFNASICHHAPFNLFQHGEFSRGFGRHADLSSLEVAAPILIPTNDGHKHRKGSHGDVIFLTNRGEVTSYSPGLHGHDAIWNWQLLTGATWSNLPSPSGMSESTVIPTLKPFPLRQHDSQDLILAAGDQEAVVLSPGGALVTSVNLPAPPTHSLVCDDFSNDGLTDLILVTSSGVYGFVQTRQPGALFFSTLVGCLIIVMGVLFVSQYLNSGKGKPRLSSQQI from the exons atgaGGAAGCGAGATTTAGCAATTCTGATGCTCTCAGCTTTCGcgattttcttctctctccag CACGAGGGTGATTTCTCGTTTAAAGAGGCGTGGTTCCATCTTTCCGATGAGTATCCGATAAAGTACGAGGGAGACCGCCTCCCGCCGCCGATTGTCGCCGATCTGAACGGCGACGGGAAGAAGGAGGTTCTCATAGCCACGCACGATGCAAAAATTCAg GTTTTGGAACCTCATTCAAGACGTGTGGACGAAGGGTTTAGTGAAGCACGAGTGCTGGCAGAGGTCTCTCTTTTGCCTGACAAAACCCGCATAGCTACTGGTAGGCGTGCTGTGGCTATGGCTACTGGAGTTATTGAAAAGACTTACAATAAAAGAGAAGCACGAAAGCAGGTCTTAGTCGTTGTGACATCAGGGTGGTCCGTCATGTGCTTCGACCACAACCTCAAGAAGTTATGGGAAGAAAATTTGCAG AAGGATTTTCCGCATAATGCTCATCACAGGGAGATTGCTATCTCGGTTAGTAATTATACATTGAGGCATGGAGATGCTGGCTTGGTAATTGTTGGTGGCAGAATGGAGATGCAGCCTCAT GTGCATATTGATCCTTTTGAGGAGATTGAGATGGCTGAGAAAAAAGCCGAGGATCACAGAAGAAGTGCCGCTGAAAAGGAT GAGTCTGAAAATGCAGGAACAGTAGATTTACGACACTTTGCGGTTTATGCTTTTTCTGGCCGGAGTGGTGAACTGCGGTGGACCAGGAAAAAAGAG AACATTGAGGCTCAAACATCTGATGCAGCACAATTGATTCCACAGCACAACTACAAGCTCGACGTCCATGCATTAAATACCCGTCATCCGGGAGAG TTTGAATGCAGGGAGTTTAGAGAATCCATTCTAGGGGTCATGCCACATCACTGG GAACGCCGGGAAGACACTGTACTAAAGTTGGCACATTTCAGGCGTCACAAGAGGAAAACACTGAAGAAATTACCTGGCAAGTCAACTAACTACCCTTTGCACAAGCCTGAAGAAAAGCAATCTCCTGGAAAGGATGTGACGAAAAAGATCTCCAATGCCATTGAAAAGACAGTTAACATGGCTAAATCAGCAAAAACAAAGAAA AATATGCCTTATGTACCTACTATAACAAATTACACTCAGTTGTGGTGGGTACCTAATGTTGTTGTTGCTCATGAGAAGGAAGGGATTGAAGCTGTTCATCTGGCATCCGGACGCACACTATGTAAG CTGCATCTTCAAGAAGGTGGACTTCATGCTGATATTAATGGAGACGGTGTCCTAGATCATGTTCAG GTGGTTGGAGCGAATGGTGCTGAGCAGACTGTTGTGAGTGGATCTATTGAAGTGCTGCGCCCCTGTTGGGCTGTTGCTACATCAGGCGTTCCAGTTCGGGAACAACTTTTCAATGCCTCGATATGTCATCACGCTCCTTTTAATCTATTCCAACATGGGGAGTTCTCCAGAGGTTTTGGTCGACATGCAGATTTGAGTTCTTTGGAGGTCGCAGCACCCATTCTGATCCCAACAAATGATGGCCACAAGCATCGTAAGGGAAGCCATGGTGATGTCATCTTCCTAACAAATCGAGGGGAG GTTACATCATACTCTCCAGGCTTGCATGGACATGATGCCATCTGGAATTGGCAACTCCTGACAGGCGCTACATGGTCGAACCTTCCATCTCCATCTGGGATGAGTGAATCTACTGTCATCCCCACACTAAAGCCATTTCCACTGCGCCAACACGACAGCCAGGATTTGATTCTTGCAGCAGGGGATCAAGAAGCCGTCGTGCTATCTCCTGGAGGAGCATTGGTGACGAGTGTGAATCTCCCTGCACCTCCGACACACTCTTTGGTTTGCGATGATTTCTCAAATGATGGGCTGACAGATCTCATTCTCGTGACCTCTAGTGGGGTGTATGGTTTCGTCCAGACGAGGCAGCCAGGCGCTTTATTCTTCAGCACGCTCGTGGGCTGCCTCATCATCGTGATGGGGGTACTCTTCGTCTCCCAATACCTAAATTCCGGCAAGGGAAAGCCTCGTCTGTCGTCACAGCAAATCTAG
- the LOC125211938 gene encoding F-box protein At5g49610-like yields the protein MYLSLPPFHTRKEVMDLSDVIKENLLPFLPAKSLIKFMCVSKEWNQWIKSPLLAFQQSTHFTKLSGFFAQRKHHDPTFITLDSTSCGVPMPSLSFLPESVDLLASGSGLLLCRGREASEILYVCNPAIKEWTALPPPLLYHGAGAGTVLAFDPSARNIEQRYNLICAVPVLGCGNGSELSFELYNSRTHLWRVLDNTLVEMVEDLAVVGPGFYMKGVAYWLTNAGMVVAFDVERELHEVIPLETPPSLRVSEGVLTEMGGELCYIGLRHVWRDRYEIMIHGGMALSLQRGVEITIGEVGCCRFRILPGFDGKTVMIVGESWIYCYGISDGSLQGKIGVEYESASANKHLAYVNSLVELF from the coding sequence ATGTATCTGAGCTTGCCTCCATTTCACACAAGGAAAGAGGTGATGGATCTGAGTGATGTAATCAAAGAAAACCTCCTCCCTTTCCTCCCTGCAAAATCCCTCATCAAATTCATGTGTGTCTCCAAGGAATGGAACCAATGGATCAAATCCCCTCTCCTCGCCTTCCAGCAAAGCACCCACTTCACCAAGCTCTCCGGCTTCTTCGCCCAAAGAAAGCACCACGACCCCACATTCATCACCCTGGACTCCACCTCCTGTGGTGTCCCAATGCCCAGCCTCAGCTTCCTCCCCGAGTCCGTCGACCTCCTCGCCTCCGGCAGCGGCCTCCTCCTCTGCCGAGGCCGCGAGGCCAGCGAGATCCTCTATGTCTGCAACCCGGCCATCAAGGAGTGGACTGCCCTGCCCCCTCCCCTGCTTTACCACGGGGCCGGGGCTGGCACCGTCCTCGCCTTCGACCCTTCTGCCAGGAACATCGAGCAGAGGTATAATTTGATATGCGCTGTGCCTGTCCTCGGCTGTGGGAACGGCAGCGAGCTCAGCTTCGAGCTTTACAACTCGAGGACGCATCTATGGAGGGTGTTGGACAACACGCTAGTCGAAATGGTGGAGGATCTCGCCGTGGTTGGCCCCGGCTTCTACATGAAGGGGGTGGCGTACTGGCTGACAAACGCGGGGATGGTTGTAGCGTTTGATGTCGAGAGGGAGCTGCACGAGGTCATACCTCTGGAAACACCTCCTTCCCTTCGTGTCTCAGAGGGCGTCTTGACAGAGATGGGAGGGGAGCTGTGCTACATCGGGTTGCGCCACGTGTGGAGGGACAGGTACGAGATCATGATCCACGGGGGGATGGCGTTGAGCTTGCAGCGAGGTGTGGAGATCACCATTGGGGAGGTGGGCTGTTGCCGGTTTAGGATTCTGCCCGGGTTCGATGGGAAGACGGTGATGATTGTGGGGGAGAGTTGGATCTATTGTTATGGGATAAGTGATGGGAGTCTTCAAGGGAAGATTGGAGTTGAGTATGAATCTGCTTCAGCAAATAAGCATCTGGCTTATGTGAACAGTTTGGTTGAGTTGTTTTAg
- the LOC125212145 gene encoding protein SHI RELATED SEQUENCE 1-like, protein MAGFFSLGGGGGGGGASSAGRDQDGQSSHTNNNPDINPESWFLYRNDEIPPYRGFELWQPHQQHQPQLQDLYASAGGLAVGPSRGGFSITEESARPGFLMMRSGGGGGAGSGGGISCQDCGNQAKKDCSHMRCRTCCKSRGFQCQTHVKSTWVPAAKRREKQQQLAALQQRQEEGKERDHSSKRQRENNNNNNNNNPSSSNSLVCTRIPTSATGLELGNFPSEVSAEAVFRCVRVSAIDDAEDQYAYQTAVNISGHVFKGILYDQGTETQYMAAGETSSGGGSVQQLNLIASTADTAAAAASPSPYLDPSLYPAPLNSFMAGTQFFPPPRS, encoded by the exons ATGGCCGGCTTCTTCTCActaggcggcggcggcggcggcggaggcgccTCCTCCGCCGGCCGAGACCAAGACGGCCAGAGCAGCCACACCAACAACAACCCGGACATCAACCCGGAGAGCTGGTTCCTCTACCGCAACGACGAGATCCCGCCCTACCGCGGCTTCGAGCTCTGGCAGCCGCACCAGCAGCATCAGCCGCAGCTGCAGGACCTCTACGCCTCCGCGGGCGGGCTCGCCGTCGGGCCCAGCCGCGGCGGCTTCAGCATCACCGAGGAGTCCGCCCGCCCCGGGTTCCTCATGATGCGAAGCGGCGGGGGCGGAGGCGCAGGATCGGGCGGCGGCATCAGCTGCCAAGACTGCGGCAACCAGGCCAAGAAGGACTGCTCGCATATGCGGTGCAGAACGTGCTGCAAGAGCCGGGGCTTCCAGTGCCAGACCCACGTCAAGAGCACGTGGGTCCCCGCTGCCAAGCGCCGCGAGAAGCAGCAGCAGCTCGCGGCGCTCCAGCAGCGCCAGGAGGAAGGGAAGGAGAGGGATCACTCCTCAAAAAGACAAagggaaaataataataataacaataataataatccgAGCAGCTCCAACTCCCTCGTCTGCACCAGAATACCTACTTCCGCTACTG gGTTAGAGTTGGGGAATTTTCCGTCGGAAGTGAGCGCGGAGGCCGTCTTCCGGTGCGTGAGGGTGTCAGCAATCGACGACGCGGAGGATCAATACGCGTACCAAACCGCCGTCAACATCTCCGGCCACGTCTTCAAGGGAATCCTCTACGATCAAGGCACGGAAACGCAGTACATGGCCGCCGGAGAGACCTCCTCCGGCGGCGGAAGCGTCCAGCAGCTCAATTTAATCGCCTCCACCGCCGACACCGCCGCAGCAGCAGCGTCGCCTTCCCCTTATTTGGACCCCTCTTTATACCCAGCCCCCCTTAATAGCTTCATGGCCGGTACGCAATTCTTCCCACCACCAAGATCTTGA
- the LOC125209037 gene encoding glutaredoxin-C3-like, whose product MNASSKPLQLVHLPSSTRLPTRSNFYRGVNLIPRRFNLQLSCICESQLRRCGNDAVAGELMMFGAGLQRRSALIAAVACILVIGNAPHKTLASNSPSAFVENVIYSNKIAIFSKSYCPYSLRAKRVFSELEEQPYVVELDLRDDGYKIQDVLLELVGRRTVPQVFVNGKHIGGSDDLQAAVKSGKLQSLLSKA is encoded by the exons ATGAACGCTTCGTCAAAGCCCCTTCAGCTGGTCCACTTACCTTCTTCAACGCGGCTCCCTACACGCTCCAATTTCTACAGAG GTGTGAATTTGATTCCGAGAAGGTTTAATCTGCAATTGAGCTGTATCTGCGAATCCCAGCTGCGAAGGTGTGGAAACGACGCCGTTGCGGGCGAGTTGATGATGTTTGGAGCTGGTTTGCAGCGGCGATCAGCTCTGATTGCCGCGGTGGCTTGTATTTTGGTGATCGGCAATGCGCCCCATAAAACCCTAGCTTCCAATTCGCCGTCGGCTTTTGTCGAAAATGTTATTTATTCTAATAAAATTGCCATTTTCTCCAAATCATATTGCCC ATATTCCTTGCGAGCCAAGCGCGTATTTAGTGAACTCGAGGAGCAGCCCTATGTCGTGGAGCTTGATCTTCGGG ATGACGGATATAAGATTCAGGACGTTCTCCTGGAATTGGTTGGGCGACGAACTGTCCCACAAGTGTTTGTAAATGGGAAGCATATTGGCGGTTCTGATG ATCTGCAAGCTGCTGTTAAAAGTGGTAAACTGCAGAGCCTTCTCAGTAAAGCTTGA